The following are encoded in a window of Lichenicola cladoniae genomic DNA:
- a CDS encoding peroxiredoxin: MHTIPDIDVPGSTLEPGDLVPDFDLAASLGRRVSRDGFKGRPFVMYFYPKADTSGCTRQACDFEQALAALNDAGAKAGLALVGVSRDPLKAIDRFAAKYTLTFPLASDADGTVVEAYGVWTEKSMYGRTYMGIDRSTFLVDGEGRLVRSWRKVKVPGHVADVLKAAAAL, encoded by the coding sequence ATGCACACCATCCCCGACATCGACGTTCCGGGATCAACTCTCGAGCCGGGCGACCTGGTCCCGGACTTCGACCTGGCCGCCAGCCTCGGCCGCCGCGTCAGCCGCGACGGCTTCAAGGGCCGGCCGTTCGTGATGTATTTCTATCCCAAGGCCGACACGTCCGGCTGCACCCGCCAGGCCTGCGACTTCGAGCAGGCGCTGGCCGCGCTGAACGACGCGGGGGCCAAGGCCGGCCTGGCGCTGGTCGGTGTGTCTCGCGACCCGTTGAAGGCGATCGACCGGTTCGCCGCGAAATACACCCTGACCTTCCCGCTGGCGTCCGACGCGGACGGCACGGTGGTCGAGGCCTATGGGGTCTGGACCGAGAAATCGATGTACGGGCGGACATACATGGGGATCGACCGCTCGACCTTCTTGGTCGATGGCGAGGGCCGGCTCGTCCGTTCATGGCGCAAGGTCAAGGTGCCCGGCCATGTGGCGGACGTGCTCAAGGCTGCCGCCGCCCTTTAG